In the Clavelina lepadiformis chromosome 8, kaClaLepa1.1, whole genome shotgun sequence genome, one interval contains:
- the LOC143468521 gene encoding p21-activated protein kinase-interacting protein 1-like translates to MFKIVAGCYEQLVLGYEVISQKTTNEDLELSWKSAFTDHSQQGCIKCVASNDTFVATGSSDETICLYDLQLDQELGSLVGHRGAINQLVFPDKKHLISCSDDGDICVWEAAVDGSLLKTLKGHKGPVTSFAIHPSGKLGISASMKDGTLRTWNMIIGRSVYVKNFKKHQIEFVRWSKDGMHYITASQHFVQIYELDSAKCVHEFESGNAIMTVEVTQINNKAAVVFGDSGGNINIYSIPDGVCMCKYKAHENRVKSVYPFSPPPSCGQSKNGCWIASASSDGKIIVWKVNTLSVEEKTYEGHQILTIDTGARLTCVTVWCHTDDQIDDADPKEGAVTEEKTQIMSDQVLESTKKKKLRKRKNNEVADVDTFKKSLLTS, encoded by the exons ATGTTTAAGATCGTTGCTGGTTGCTACGAGCAACTTGTCTTGGGGTATGAAGTTATTTCTCAGAAGACAACAAATGAAGATTTAGAGTTAAGCTGGAAAAGCGCTTTCACTGATCATTCCCAGCAGGGATGCATCAAATGTGTTGCCTCAAACGACACTTTTGTCGCCACCGGATCATctgatgaaacaatttgtctTTACGACTTGCAGCTCGATCAAGAACTGGGATCCTTAGTG GGCCATAGAGGTGCAATTAATCAACTCGTGTTTCCTGATAAAAAGCACTTAATTAGTTGTAGCGACGATGGAGACATATGTGTATGGGAGGCTGCTGTTGATGGAAGTCTGCTTAAAACGTTGAAAG GTCACAAAGGccctgtgacgtcatttgctATTCACCCATCTGGTAAGCTGGGAATATCGGCTTCTATGAAGGATGGAACTTTACGGACTTGGAATATGATAATTGGTCGGTCGGTCTATgtgaaaaactttaaaaagcaCCAGATTGAGTTTGTCAG GTGGTCTAAAGACGGGATGCACTATATCACGGCGTCACAGCATTTTGTTCAAATCTATGAATTAGACAGTGCTAAGTGTGTTCATGAATTTGAGTCAGGAAATGCGATAATGACAGTTGAAGTGACGCAGATCAACAACAAGGCAGCGGTCGTGTTCGGTGACAGCGGCggaaatataaatatttattcaattcCTGATGGTGTGTGTATGTGTAAATATAAG GCGCATGAAAATCGGGTCAAATCAGTTTATCCTTTTTCTCCACCGCCATCGTGTGGACAATCAAAGAACGGATGTTGGATAGCTTCTGCATCTTCTGACGGAAAGATCATTGTTTGGAAAGTTAATACGTTATCAGTCGAGGAGAAAACTTATGAAG GTCATCAAATTCTGACGATTGACACTGGAGCCAGGCTCACTTGCGTCACCGTGTGGTGCCATACCGACGATCAAATTGACGATGCGGATCCGAAAGAGGGCGCTGTGACCGAGGAGAAAACCCAAATTATGAGCGATCAAG TTTTAGaatcaacaaagaaaaagaaattacGAAAGCGAAAGAACAATGAAGTTGCCGACGTTGATACGTTTAAAAAGTCCCTCTTGACCTCGTga
- the LOC143468468 gene encoding coiled-coil domain-containing protein 180-like isoform X1 — protein MAEVTTSVRVLQSGKVYRQMFDAEVQLMKTFDVTKNKATTKGSHTKTTKLILPDLEETSRHRNLESNLTAANMFTERQKTWIDGMPNDAVTENPVLHRQVTTEAAVRLKETETDADIREVRGLPAIVHVTKKNSDIIQRIADKRKQRHDNTLDEMHHDLSVISNRVEPRITNIGDNLQKQLKEDDVIIEDTFRSISFDEDLVNFSHDQLEKVWIEVETHSSTRREWIKLTNEWFNQVEDERLEAIAGVLRKYTVILEKIASLPSPDIHRLIEKEAMMINQSVLANRRAYAKLNTNLLEGDIEREITQHRTWSERFKDWKKLNAEVAVKQFIEFMQSEEIVSPPEVAKVMATLLDEQKELSERRFSIMEQIRELKPPSSTKSSVYKWNTALTKAHEDIDKLHIKLLKLLHEKYETACQICLTEIEKYKQNLLTSKVCDEEDMRRIVNDHLLPLVGNQLRSFEKKLEGMDKSLENLASQTEVQLKQLFKFAQGAAHLWDVHELGLAKQERKLQNELEQTRLLHDTDNQERESKLDVMLDRLRQESSEEALNHYLEQCMEMLSHIKEGYEDFHIQQLDKVSAYPDLVKEELQRYDASVCKYYQVDRERPQLPEALFKYASTPTKQEERKKKVMEKVAMSRKGGKKSKNKSEDKSDQSDESEIEKAVIEILTTVRGTSFYVPTVTADLDDSADDKKDNLAFLTEIKDSGNKPEYIENVFIDPAYVRDLKSHVRMSFLNHLEEWKVKALQNTEVVTKNKSEELESEVDLRLHLHAPRAKRIEVDVRNVRAAELVLHKERVARHCRGITAALSSLKHNFSEMTTQHDEQAADFRAGIEKMENIYTNATKSSKLLELTKSLRTDLACYIDEVKTSLREFRRNLDTTLGRLRESNAQCVRSFKLFCEGGNFSPDETIPLRKKLEKMSQKVDAAEGVVMRDLEGMESRRLDQATELTHKFEDKFRNHLVDLTFIENMRRWLSNAQVRIKTEVAHSNGMASEVFGHLNTLRRRVDACERPNIDKEHVTPSMLHSYVQDITECLKKRAVHLNVHKPTPVQASDTLVISHSSSDVASTIRPPSASLPTPSAGPRALTRSLSPGKGTNKVPSRQALDPQTTPAYSSRAARQATEDSAIGVIKNILRAQRGKSSDLDDARSIMTGTSRPPPSTTNSQFGQPARSQRNYQRQATLVSIAGTESDTGKRSVVENTSSGVYRRRESKFETKYMIFGVKPPEGSHFMAKIQQILYESLDGMLSTAEIYYKQKGSKPSTRPQLIQDNFDTCADVVMEKLHKYEDQADDLHNTSLQDFRDVLRELEHELCHVPRLILEDLLQQELEALQDNQDKWEADFTSHEQGWEREKKSHKHKLRPILGHPDQEDALKELSQRENQRQENHVQGIKSNADSMEAGVRRSASHFLHQTLKISSHMLEEFDELLTIDDVLIGRVPPRKELTSVLMRRRQAGYDMHEVADPSFGDKPIVERGTRQWQPPDCSVLRLEGEPTREITDVIQTTSTTLPHVKVAAVRDDVIEMYSKAQMEALGAIEERRSTRMEGEKRWAANWEESLDNVRGLYE, from the exons ACATGACAATACTCTTGATGAAATGCATCATGACTTGAGCGTGATAAGCAATCGCGTTGAACCCCGAATCACTAATATCGGAGACAATCTTCAAAAGCAGTTGAAAgaagatgacgtcatcatagaAGATACATTTCG ttCGATTTCCTTCGATGAGGATCTTGTCAACTTTAGTCATGACCAGCTGGAAAAAGTCTGGATTGAGGTTGAGACACATTCTAGCACGAGACGGGAGTGGATCAAGCTCACCAACGAGTGGTTCAATCAGGTTGAAGATGAGAGATTAGAAGCG ATTGCCGGTGTTCTGCGAAAGTACACAGTGATATTGGAGAAAATTGCGAGTCTGCCGTCCCCTGATATTCACCGCTTGATTGAGAAAGAAGCGATGATGATAAATCAAAGTGTTTTGGCGAACAG ACGAGCTTATGCCAAGTTGAACACCAACTTACTTGAGGGCGACATTGAGAGGGAAATCACCCAACATAGAACCTGGAGCGAGAGATTTAAAGACTGGAAAAAATTGAATGCTGAGGTCGCCGTCAAGCAGTTCAT TGAGTTCATGCAAAGCGAAGAGATTGTGAGTCCGCCCGAGGTTGCCAAAGTCATGGCCACTCTGCTGGACGAGCAGAAGGAATTGAGTGAAAGACGCTTCTCCATCATGGAACAGATCAGAGAACTGAAG CCGCCATCTTCAACGAAGTCTTCTGTGTACAAGTGGAACACGGCGCTCACCAAAGCTCACGAAGATATCGACAAACTTCAcataaaattgttgaaattgcttcatgaaaaatatgaaacaGCTTGCCAGATCTGTCTGACTgagattgaaaaatacaag CAAAACCTCCTCACCTCAAAAGTTTGCGATGAAGAAGACATGAGAAGAATCGTCAATGATCATTTGCTGCCTCTAGTGGGCAATCAACTCCGCTCTTTCGAAAAGAAGTTGGAAGGAATGGAC AAATCTTTGGAAAATCTGGCGAGCCAAACAGAGGTCCAACTGAAGCAGCTTTTCAAGTTTGCTCAAGGAGCTGCTCATCTGTGGGATGTCCATGAGCTTGGACTCGCCAAGCAGGAGAGAAAGTTGCAG AATGAACTGGAACAGACACGGCTACTTCACGACACTGATAATCAAGAGCGGGAGTCCAAGCTTGATGTCATGCTTGACCGATTGCGGCAGGAGAGCAGTGAGGAAGCGCTGAATCATTATCTAGAACAGTGCATGGAAATGCTGAGTCACATCAAGGAGGg ATACGAAGATTTCCACATACAACAGCTTGACAAGGTGTCAGCTTACCCAGATCTAGTGAAAGAAGAGCTACAAAGATACGATGCGAGCGTGTGCAAGTATTATCAAGTGGACAGAGAGAGACCTCAGCTACCAGAG GCTTTGTTCAAGTATGCCAGTACACCGACTAAACAAGaggaaagaaagaaaaaagtgaTGGAAAAAGTGGCAATGAGCAGAAAA GGAGGcaagaaatcaaaaaacaagtcTGAGGATAAATCTGACCAATCAGACGAGTCAGAAATCGAAAAAGCAGTGATTGAGATTTTAACCACCGTTAGAGGAACTTCGTTTTACGTTCCAACCGTGACAGCCGACCTAGATGACTCAGCAGATGATAAAAAGGATAACTTGGCATTTTTGACAGAGATTAAAG atTCCGGAAACAAACCAGAGTACATTGAGAATGTTTTTATTGACCCTGCTTATGTCAGAGACTTAAAGTCACA TGTCCGGATGTCATTCCTCAACCACCTGGAAGAGTGGAAGGTTAAGGCTCTTCAAAACACGGAGGTGGTGACAAAGAATAAGTCGGAGGAGCTCGAATCGGAAGTTGATCTTCGTCTGCACCTCCACGCTCCAAGGGCGAAGAGAATCGAAGTCGACGTCAGGAATGTCAGAGCAG CTGAACTTGTGCTTCACAAGGAGCGAGTCGCTCGTCACTGTAGGGGAATCACCGCTGCATTATCTTCTCTCAAGCACAATTTCAGCGAGATGACGACTCAGCACGACGAGCAAGCTGCTGATTTTCGTGCTGGCATTGAAAAGATGGAGAATATTTATACTAATGCGACAAAATCATCCAA gCTGCTTGAGCTGACAAAGTCTCTTCGTACTGACCTGGCCTGCTACATCGACGAGGTCAAGACATCTTTGAGAGAGTTTCGACGAAATCTCGATACAACACTGGGCCGTCTTCGCGAATCGAACGCTCAGTGTGTTCGGTCTTTCAA ATTGTTCTGTGAAGGGGGAAACTTCTCACCGGATGAGACCATTCCGCTCCGAAAGAAGCTGGAGAAGATGTCCCAGAAAGTTGATGCTGCGGAGGGTGTGGTCATGCGTGACCTGGAGGGGATGGAATCTCGCAGACTCGACCAAGCAACTGAGCTCACACATAAGTTCGAAGACAA aTTTCGAAACCACCTGGTAGATTTAACATTCATTGAAAACATGCGCCGATGGCTCTCCAACGCACAGGTCCGCATCAAAACAGAGGTTGCCCATAGCAACGGGATGGCGTCGGAAGTTTTCGGTCATCTAAACACATTGCGCCGCCGAGTGGACGCTTGCGAACGACCGAACATTGACAAGGAG CACGTCACTCCGTCCATGCTTCACTCGTACGTGCAAGACATCACGGAATGCCTGAAGAAGCGCGCTGTGCATCTGAACGTTCATAAGCCCACACCGGTGCAAGCTTCAGACACTTTG GTGATTTCCCACTCGTCATCCGACGTCGCCTCCACTATTCGACCTCCGTCTGCCTCCCTCCCCACCCCATCTGCAGGACCCAGGGCACTCACAAGGAGCTTATCGCCTGGTAAGGGGACCAACAAGGTGCCAAGTCGTCAAGCATTGGATCCGCAGACTACGCCGGCTTACAGCAGCAGGGCCGCGCGGCAAGCAACAGAAGATTCGGCGATTGGGGTCATAAAGAATATCCTGAG GGCGCAGAGGGGCAAAAGTTCTGATCTTGACGACGCTCGATCGATCATGACCGGCACAAGCAGACCGCCGCCTTCCACGACTAATTCACAG TTTGGTCAGCCTGCTCGTAGCCAGAGGAACTACCAACGTCAGGCAACCCTGGTGAGCATCGCTGGGACTGAATCTGACACAGGGAAGAGAAGTGTCGTTGAAAA CACTTCATCGGGAGTGTACCGGCGCCGAGAGAGCAAATTCGAGACAAAATACATGATTTTCGGCGTTAAACCGCCGGAAGGAAGTCACTTCATGGCAAAA ATACAACAGATTTTGTATGAATCTCTGGACGGAATGCTCTCCACGGCGGAGATTTACTACAAACAGAAAGGTTCGAAACCCTCAACCAGGCCACAGCTTATACAG GACAACTTTGACACATGCGCCGACGTTGTTATGGAGAAATTGCACAAATACGAAGACCAAGCTGACGATCTCCATAACACCTCACTACAAG ACTTTCGAGATGTTCTTCGAGAATTGGAGCATGAGCTCTGTCACGTTCCTCGCCTGATCCTGGAAGATCTGCTCCAGCAAGAGCTTGAAGCGCTTCAAGATAACCAGGATAAATGGGAAGCGGACTTCACCAGTCATGAGCAGGGATGGGAGAGGGAGAAG AAATCACATAAACATAAGCTGCGGCCAATTCTGGGCCACCCGGACCAGGAAGATGCGTTGAAGGAATTATCACAGAGGGAAAATCAACGACAG GAGAACCACGTGCAGGGGATCAAGTCTAATGCTGATTCAATGGAGGCGGGAGTCCGAAGATCCGCATCTCATTTCCTCCATCAAActcttaaaatttcttctCATATGTTGGAGGAATTCGACGAACTTCTCACTATTGATGACGTCCTAATTGGAA GGGTACCGCCACGAAAAGAACTCACTAGCGTCCTCATGCGGCGGCGTCAGGCGGGCTACGACATGCACGAGGTGGCAGATCCTTCCTTCGGCGATAAACCGATTGTGGAGCGTGGAACGCGCCAGTGGCAGCCACCGGACTGTTCGGTGCTTCGCTTGGAAGGGGAACCAACACGGGAAATTACAG ACGTGATACAGACCACCAGCACCACCCTACCCCACGTCAAGGTCGCCGCGGTTcgcgatgacgtcatcgagATGTACAGCAAGGCGCAGATGGAGGCGCTAGGAGCGATTGAGGAACGGAGGTCGACCCGGATGGAGGGGGAGAAGCGATGGGCCGCGAACTGGGAGGAGTCTCTGGACAATGTCCGGGGATTATATGAATAA
- the LOC143468468 gene encoding coiled-coil domain-containing protein 180-like isoform X2 produces MAEVTTSVRVLQSGKVYRQMFDAEVQLMKTFDVTKNKATTKGSHTKTTKLILPDLEETSRHRNLESNLTAANMFTERQKTWIDGMPNDAVTENPVLHRQVTTEAAVRLKETETDADIREVRGLPAIVHVTKKNSDIIQRIADKRKQRHDNTLDEMHHDLSVISNRVEPRITNIGDNLQKQLKEDDVIIEDTFRSISFDEDLVNFSHDQLEKVWIEVETHSSTRREWIKLTNEWFNQVEDERLEAIAGVLRKYTVILEKIASLPSPDIHRLIEKEAMMINQSVLANRRAYAKLNTNLLEGDIEREITQHRTWSERFKDWKKLNAEVAVKQFIEFMQSEEIVSPPEVAKVMATLLDEQKELSERRFSIMEQIRELKPPSSTKSSVYKWNTALTKAHEDIDKLHIKLLKLLHEKYETACQICLTEIEKYKQNLLTSKVCDEEDMRRIVNDHLLPLVGNQLRSFEKKLEGMDKSLENLASQTEVQLKQLFKFAQGAAHLWDVHELGLAKQERKLQNELEQTRLLHDTDNQERESKLDVMLDRLRQESSEEALNHYLEQCMEMLSHIKEGYEDFHIQQLDKVSAYPDLVKEELQRYDASVCKYYQVDRERPQLPEGGKKSKNKSEDKSDQSDESEIEKAVIEILTTVRGTSFYVPTVTADLDDSADDKKDNLAFLTEIKDSGNKPEYIENVFIDPAYVRDLKSHVRMSFLNHLEEWKVKALQNTEVVTKNKSEELESEVDLRLHLHAPRAKRIEVDVRNVRAAELVLHKERVARHCRGITAALSSLKHNFSEMTTQHDEQAADFRAGIEKMENIYTNATKSSKLLELTKSLRTDLACYIDEVKTSLREFRRNLDTTLGRLRESNAQCVRSFKLFCEGGNFSPDETIPLRKKLEKMSQKVDAAEGVVMRDLEGMESRRLDQATELTHKFEDKFRNHLVDLTFIENMRRWLSNAQVRIKTEVAHSNGMASEVFGHLNTLRRRVDACERPNIDKEHVTPSMLHSYVQDITECLKKRAVHLNVHKPTPVQASDTLVISHSSSDVASTIRPPSASLPTPSAGPRALTRSLSPGKGTNKVPSRQALDPQTTPAYSSRAARQATEDSAIGVIKNILRAQRGKSSDLDDARSIMTGTSRPPPSTTNSQFGQPARSQRNYQRQATLVSIAGTESDTGKRSVVENTSSGVYRRRESKFETKYMIFGVKPPEGSHFMAKIQQILYESLDGMLSTAEIYYKQKGSKPSTRPQLIQDNFDTCADVVMEKLHKYEDQADDLHNTSLQDFRDVLRELEHELCHVPRLILEDLLQQELEALQDNQDKWEADFTSHEQGWEREKKSHKHKLRPILGHPDQEDALKELSQRENQRQENHVQGIKSNADSMEAGVRRSASHFLHQTLKISSHMLEEFDELLTIDDVLIGRVPPRKELTSVLMRRRQAGYDMHEVADPSFGDKPIVERGTRQWQPPDCSVLRLEGEPTREITDVIQTTSTTLPHVKVAAVRDDVIEMYSKAQMEALGAIEERRSTRMEGEKRWAANWEESLDNVRGLYE; encoded by the exons ACATGACAATACTCTTGATGAAATGCATCATGACTTGAGCGTGATAAGCAATCGCGTTGAACCCCGAATCACTAATATCGGAGACAATCTTCAAAAGCAGTTGAAAgaagatgacgtcatcatagaAGATACATTTCG ttCGATTTCCTTCGATGAGGATCTTGTCAACTTTAGTCATGACCAGCTGGAAAAAGTCTGGATTGAGGTTGAGACACATTCTAGCACGAGACGGGAGTGGATCAAGCTCACCAACGAGTGGTTCAATCAGGTTGAAGATGAGAGATTAGAAGCG ATTGCCGGTGTTCTGCGAAAGTACACAGTGATATTGGAGAAAATTGCGAGTCTGCCGTCCCCTGATATTCACCGCTTGATTGAGAAAGAAGCGATGATGATAAATCAAAGTGTTTTGGCGAACAG ACGAGCTTATGCCAAGTTGAACACCAACTTACTTGAGGGCGACATTGAGAGGGAAATCACCCAACATAGAACCTGGAGCGAGAGATTTAAAGACTGGAAAAAATTGAATGCTGAGGTCGCCGTCAAGCAGTTCAT TGAGTTCATGCAAAGCGAAGAGATTGTGAGTCCGCCCGAGGTTGCCAAAGTCATGGCCACTCTGCTGGACGAGCAGAAGGAATTGAGTGAAAGACGCTTCTCCATCATGGAACAGATCAGAGAACTGAAG CCGCCATCTTCAACGAAGTCTTCTGTGTACAAGTGGAACACGGCGCTCACCAAAGCTCACGAAGATATCGACAAACTTCAcataaaattgttgaaattgcttcatgaaaaatatgaaacaGCTTGCCAGATCTGTCTGACTgagattgaaaaatacaag CAAAACCTCCTCACCTCAAAAGTTTGCGATGAAGAAGACATGAGAAGAATCGTCAATGATCATTTGCTGCCTCTAGTGGGCAATCAACTCCGCTCTTTCGAAAAGAAGTTGGAAGGAATGGAC AAATCTTTGGAAAATCTGGCGAGCCAAACAGAGGTCCAACTGAAGCAGCTTTTCAAGTTTGCTCAAGGAGCTGCTCATCTGTGGGATGTCCATGAGCTTGGACTCGCCAAGCAGGAGAGAAAGTTGCAG AATGAACTGGAACAGACACGGCTACTTCACGACACTGATAATCAAGAGCGGGAGTCCAAGCTTGATGTCATGCTTGACCGATTGCGGCAGGAGAGCAGTGAGGAAGCGCTGAATCATTATCTAGAACAGTGCATGGAAATGCTGAGTCACATCAAGGAGGg ATACGAAGATTTCCACATACAACAGCTTGACAAGGTGTCAGCTTACCCAGATCTAGTGAAAGAAGAGCTACAAAGATACGATGCGAGCGTGTGCAAGTATTATCAAGTGGACAGAGAGAGACCTCAGCTACCAGAG GGAGGcaagaaatcaaaaaacaagtcTGAGGATAAATCTGACCAATCAGACGAGTCAGAAATCGAAAAAGCAGTGATTGAGATTTTAACCACCGTTAGAGGAACTTCGTTTTACGTTCCAACCGTGACAGCCGACCTAGATGACTCAGCAGATGATAAAAAGGATAACTTGGCATTTTTGACAGAGATTAAAG atTCCGGAAACAAACCAGAGTACATTGAGAATGTTTTTATTGACCCTGCTTATGTCAGAGACTTAAAGTCACA TGTCCGGATGTCATTCCTCAACCACCTGGAAGAGTGGAAGGTTAAGGCTCTTCAAAACACGGAGGTGGTGACAAAGAATAAGTCGGAGGAGCTCGAATCGGAAGTTGATCTTCGTCTGCACCTCCACGCTCCAAGGGCGAAGAGAATCGAAGTCGACGTCAGGAATGTCAGAGCAG CTGAACTTGTGCTTCACAAGGAGCGAGTCGCTCGTCACTGTAGGGGAATCACCGCTGCATTATCTTCTCTCAAGCACAATTTCAGCGAGATGACGACTCAGCACGACGAGCAAGCTGCTGATTTTCGTGCTGGCATTGAAAAGATGGAGAATATTTATACTAATGCGACAAAATCATCCAA gCTGCTTGAGCTGACAAAGTCTCTTCGTACTGACCTGGCCTGCTACATCGACGAGGTCAAGACATCTTTGAGAGAGTTTCGACGAAATCTCGATACAACACTGGGCCGTCTTCGCGAATCGAACGCTCAGTGTGTTCGGTCTTTCAA ATTGTTCTGTGAAGGGGGAAACTTCTCACCGGATGAGACCATTCCGCTCCGAAAGAAGCTGGAGAAGATGTCCCAGAAAGTTGATGCTGCGGAGGGTGTGGTCATGCGTGACCTGGAGGGGATGGAATCTCGCAGACTCGACCAAGCAACTGAGCTCACACATAAGTTCGAAGACAA aTTTCGAAACCACCTGGTAGATTTAACATTCATTGAAAACATGCGCCGATGGCTCTCCAACGCACAGGTCCGCATCAAAACAGAGGTTGCCCATAGCAACGGGATGGCGTCGGAAGTTTTCGGTCATCTAAACACATTGCGCCGCCGAGTGGACGCTTGCGAACGACCGAACATTGACAAGGAG CACGTCACTCCGTCCATGCTTCACTCGTACGTGCAAGACATCACGGAATGCCTGAAGAAGCGCGCTGTGCATCTGAACGTTCATAAGCCCACACCGGTGCAAGCTTCAGACACTTTG GTGATTTCCCACTCGTCATCCGACGTCGCCTCCACTATTCGACCTCCGTCTGCCTCCCTCCCCACCCCATCTGCAGGACCCAGGGCACTCACAAGGAGCTTATCGCCTGGTAAGGGGACCAACAAGGTGCCAAGTCGTCAAGCATTGGATCCGCAGACTACGCCGGCTTACAGCAGCAGGGCCGCGCGGCAAGCAACAGAAGATTCGGCGATTGGGGTCATAAAGAATATCCTGAG GGCGCAGAGGGGCAAAAGTTCTGATCTTGACGACGCTCGATCGATCATGACCGGCACAAGCAGACCGCCGCCTTCCACGACTAATTCACAG TTTGGTCAGCCTGCTCGTAGCCAGAGGAACTACCAACGTCAGGCAACCCTGGTGAGCATCGCTGGGACTGAATCTGACACAGGGAAGAGAAGTGTCGTTGAAAA CACTTCATCGGGAGTGTACCGGCGCCGAGAGAGCAAATTCGAGACAAAATACATGATTTTCGGCGTTAAACCGCCGGAAGGAAGTCACTTCATGGCAAAA ATACAACAGATTTTGTATGAATCTCTGGACGGAATGCTCTCCACGGCGGAGATTTACTACAAACAGAAAGGTTCGAAACCCTCAACCAGGCCACAGCTTATACAG GACAACTTTGACACATGCGCCGACGTTGTTATGGAGAAATTGCACAAATACGAAGACCAAGCTGACGATCTCCATAACACCTCACTACAAG ACTTTCGAGATGTTCTTCGAGAATTGGAGCATGAGCTCTGTCACGTTCCTCGCCTGATCCTGGAAGATCTGCTCCAGCAAGAGCTTGAAGCGCTTCAAGATAACCAGGATAAATGGGAAGCGGACTTCACCAGTCATGAGCAGGGATGGGAGAGGGAGAAG AAATCACATAAACATAAGCTGCGGCCAATTCTGGGCCACCCGGACCAGGAAGATGCGTTGAAGGAATTATCACAGAGGGAAAATCAACGACAG GAGAACCACGTGCAGGGGATCAAGTCTAATGCTGATTCAATGGAGGCGGGAGTCCGAAGATCCGCATCTCATTTCCTCCATCAAActcttaaaatttcttctCATATGTTGGAGGAATTCGACGAACTTCTCACTATTGATGACGTCCTAATTGGAA GGGTACCGCCACGAAAAGAACTCACTAGCGTCCTCATGCGGCGGCGTCAGGCGGGCTACGACATGCACGAGGTGGCAGATCCTTCCTTCGGCGATAAACCGATTGTGGAGCGTGGAACGCGCCAGTGGCAGCCACCGGACTGTTCGGTGCTTCGCTTGGAAGGGGAACCAACACGGGAAATTACAG ACGTGATACAGACCACCAGCACCACCCTACCCCACGTCAAGGTCGCCGCGGTTcgcgatgacgtcatcgagATGTACAGCAAGGCGCAGATGGAGGCGCTAGGAGCGATTGAGGAACGGAGGTCGACCCGGATGGAGGGGGAGAAGCGATGGGCCGCGAACTGGGAGGAGTCTCTGGACAATGTCCGGGGATTATATGAATAA